One segment of Vagococcus martis DNA contains the following:
- the ftsH gene encoding ATP-dependent zinc metalloprotease FtsH, which translates to MNKKNSGMRNSLYYIIVFLSMITIVYFFFGQGGDQSPTINYSTFYQQLKDDQVKDFTVQPSNGVYKITGEYREEQKITDSGGLPVFGKTKVKSKRFTTSVLPNDATIANISETASESGTKFVVKEQSNNSVWVSLLFSFLPVLLMVFLFYMMMGQGGQGGGNGRVMNFGKTKTKEADKKSINVRFSDVAGAEEEKQELVEVVEFLKDPRRFVELGARIPAGVLLEGPPGTGKTLLAKAVAGEAGVPFFSISGSDFVEMFVGVGASRVRDLFETAKKSAPAIIFIDEIDAVGRQRGAGMGGGHDEREQTLNQLLVEMDGFNGNEGVIVIAATNRSDVLDPALLRPGRFDRQVLVGTPDVKGREQILRVHSRNKPLANDVDLKVVAQQTPGFAGADLENVLNEAALVAARRNKKKIDASDIDEAQDRVIAGPAKKDRMISKKERSMVAYHEAGHTICGLVLSDARIVHKVTIVPRGRAGGYMIALPKEDRFLMTQNEMFEQIVGLLGGRVAEEIIFGVKSTGASNDFEQATNLARSMVTEYGMSDSLGPVQYEGNHQVFVGRDYGQTKTYSEQIAFQIDEEVRNILTRAHQKAVEIIEAHRDEHKLIAESLLKYETLDAKQIKSLFEEGKMPSDDKPEEYPSEKDGSFEEVKEALEKKDAEKQKAEFQEEREAEHSLNERDKELSQSIKEDEEAVKEDKSE; encoded by the coding sequence ATGAATAAAAAGAATTCAGGGATGCGTAACTCGCTGTATTATATTATTGTGTTTTTATCAATGATTACAATAGTATACTTCTTCTTTGGGCAAGGCGGCGACCAATCTCCTACTATAAATTATTCAACGTTCTATCAACAATTAAAAGATGATCAAGTCAAAGATTTCACCGTACAGCCATCAAATGGCGTTTACAAAATTACAGGTGAGTATCGTGAAGAACAAAAAATCACTGATTCAGGTGGCTTACCAGTATTTGGTAAAACAAAAGTAAAATCAAAACGATTTACAACCTCTGTCTTACCGAATGATGCAACGATTGCAAATATCAGTGAAACAGCGAGTGAATCAGGAACCAAATTTGTCGTTAAAGAGCAGTCTAACAACAGCGTTTGGGTATCACTATTGTTTAGTTTCTTACCAGTATTATTAATGGTGTTCCTATTCTATATGATGATGGGACAAGGAGGACAAGGTGGCGGAAACGGCCGTGTCATGAACTTTGGTAAAACAAAAACAAAAGAAGCAGATAAAAAATCAATCAACGTTCGTTTCTCTGATGTAGCAGGTGCTGAAGAAGAAAAACAAGAGTTAGTTGAAGTGGTTGAATTCTTAAAAGACCCACGTCGTTTCGTGGAGCTTGGAGCAAGAATCCCTGCCGGTGTGTTACTTGAAGGACCTCCCGGAACTGGTAAAACATTACTAGCAAAAGCTGTTGCCGGAGAAGCTGGTGTACCATTCTTCTCAATTTCAGGTTCAGACTTTGTGGAAATGTTTGTCGGTGTTGGGGCAAGTCGTGTACGTGATTTGTTTGAAACAGCGAAAAAATCAGCTCCAGCGATTATCTTTATCGATGAAATTGATGCAGTTGGTCGTCAACGTGGTGCTGGTATGGGTGGTGGACACGATGAACGTGAACAAACCCTTAACCAATTACTTGTAGAAATGGATGGTTTCAATGGTAATGAAGGAGTTATCGTAATTGCCGCAACGAACCGTTCAGACGTATTAGATCCTGCCTTACTTCGTCCAGGACGTTTTGACAGACAAGTTCTCGTTGGAACACCAGATGTTAAAGGTCGTGAACAAATTTTACGTGTACATTCTCGTAACAAACCATTGGCAAATGATGTTGACTTAAAAGTTGTCGCACAACAAACACCAGGATTTGCCGGTGCAGACTTAGAAAACGTATTAAACGAAGCTGCCCTTGTAGCGGCTCGACGTAATAAAAAGAAAATTGATGCATCAGATATTGATGAAGCGCAAGATAGAGTGATTGCAGGTCCTGCTAAGAAAGACCGCATGATTAGTAAAAAAGAACGTTCAATGGTTGCTTACCACGAAGCAGGCCATACAATCTGTGGGTTAGTGTTAAGCGATGCAAGAATTGTCCATAAAGTAACAATCGTTCCACGTGGACGTGCTGGAGGATACATGATTGCTTTACCAAAAGAAGATCGTTTCTTAATGACTCAAAACGAAATGTTTGAACAAATCGTTGGGTTGCTAGGTGGACGTGTTGCTGAAGAAATTATCTTTGGTGTAAAATCTACTGGAGCAAGTAATGACTTTGAACAAGCAACCAACTTAGCTCGTTCAATGGTAACTGAATATGGTATGAGCGATTCATTAGGTCCTGTACAATATGAAGGAAACCATCAAGTATTTGTTGGCCGTGATTATGGTCAAACAAAAACTTATTCAGAACAAATCGCCTTCCAAATTGATGAAGAGGTAAGAAATATCTTAACTCGTGCTCATCAAAAAGCAGTTGAAATCATTGAAGCTCACCGCGACGAACATAAATTAATCGCAGAGTCACTTCTTAAATACGAAACACTTGATGCGAAACAAATTAAATCATTATTTGAAGAAGGTAAAATGCCAAGTGATGATAAACCAGAAGAGTACCCAAGTGAAAAAGATGGTTCTTTTGAAGAAGTTAAAGAAGCGTTAGAGAAAAAAGACGCAGAAAAACAAAAAGCCGAGTTTCAAGAAGAAAGAGAAGCAGAGCATTCTTTAAATGAGCGCGACAAAGAATTATCACAATCGATTAAAGAAGATGAAGAAGCTGTGAAAGAAGATAAATCTGAGTAA
- the dusB gene encoding tRNA dihydrouridine synthase DusB — translation MWKIGNVEIPNRVVVAPMAGVSNSAFRVTVKEFGAGLVVCEMISDKGIQQRNKKTLEMLYIDETEHPLSLQIFGGNKENLVEAAKFVEEYTTADMIDINMGCPVNKVIKAEAGARWLLDPNKVYEMVEAVASAVNIPVTVKQRIGWDEEHVYAVENALAAEKAGASAVAMHGRTRVQMYEGKANWDVLREVKKHLTIPFMGNGDVRTPEDAKRMLDYVGCDGVMIGRAALGNPWMIYRTQHYLETGELLEEPHPAEKIETAKLHLDRLIRLKGEKIGCLEFRQHAAYYLKGAPRATKTRLAVNKATTQEEMNQILDEYVLVVKEKGLVG, via the coding sequence ATGTGGAAGATAGGAAACGTCGAGATTCCTAATCGAGTGGTTGTGGCACCGATGGCCGGAGTGAGTAACTCGGCTTTTCGTGTAACAGTTAAAGAGTTTGGTGCAGGGCTTGTGGTATGTGAGATGATTAGTGATAAAGGCATTCAACAGCGTAATAAAAAAACACTAGAAATGCTTTATATTGATGAAACAGAACATCCGCTTAGTTTACAAATATTTGGTGGCAATAAAGAAAATTTAGTCGAAGCAGCTAAATTTGTCGAAGAATACACGACCGCAGATATGATTGACATCAATATGGGATGTCCAGTAAATAAAGTCATTAAAGCTGAAGCAGGTGCTAGATGGTTACTTGATCCAAACAAAGTATATGAAATGGTAGAAGCAGTGGCAAGTGCTGTGAATATTCCGGTGACAGTTAAACAACGTATTGGTTGGGATGAAGAACATGTGTATGCTGTTGAAAATGCATTAGCTGCTGAAAAAGCAGGAGCGAGTGCGGTAGCGATGCATGGTCGAACACGCGTGCAGATGTATGAAGGAAAAGCTAACTGGGATGTACTAAGAGAAGTTAAAAAGCATTTAACCATTCCATTTATGGGAAATGGTGATGTGAGAACCCCCGAAGATGCAAAACGCATGCTTGATTATGTGGGTTGCGATGGCGTGATGATTGGACGAGCTGCGTTAGGTAATCCATGGATGATTTATCGCACACAGCATTATCTAGAAACAGGTGAGTTGTTAGAAGAGCCACACCCAGCTGAAAAAATCGAGACAGCTAAACTTCATTTAGACCGTTTAATTCGTTTGAAAGGTGAAAAAATTGGCTGTTTAGAATTCCGTCAACATGCCGCGTATTATTTAAAAGGTGCTCCACGTGCAACGAAAACACGATTGGCCGTTAACAAAGCGACAACTCAAGAAGAAATGAATCAGATTTTGGATGAGTATGTATTAGTTGTAAAAGAAAAAGGATTAGTCGGATAA
- the hslO gene encoding Hsp33 family molecular chaperone HslO, whose product MSKQTTDYLVKALCFNGEIRAMATRTTELVAEAQQRHDTWRTSTAALGRSLTGALMLGSMHKGDEKLTVRIQGDGPIGAIVIDADAKGHVKGYVKNPQVNLPANALGKIDVRGGVGTNGSLSVVKDLGLREPFTGQVPLVSGELAEDFTYYLATSEQVPSAVGLSVLVDNENDDVVKAAGGFMIQVMPFASEETLVEIEKRLADIPQVSNLLDQGETPEEILYRLLGKENVEILDTMPVEFQCDCSKDRFSSALITLGVDELTNMIEEDNGAEAVCHFCNEKYHYTAEELSVLRDEAMQS is encoded by the coding sequence ATGAGTAAACAAACAACAGATTATTTAGTTAAAGCTTTATGTTTTAATGGAGAAATTCGTGCGATGGCAACTCGCACAACAGAATTAGTTGCTGAAGCACAACAACGTCATGATACATGGCGCACGTCAACAGCGGCACTAGGTCGTTCTTTAACAGGAGCCTTGATGTTAGGTTCAATGCATAAAGGTGACGAAAAATTAACTGTTCGTATTCAAGGGGATGGTCCAATCGGAGCTATCGTCATTGATGCTGATGCAAAAGGACATGTAAAGGGATACGTTAAAAACCCACAAGTTAATTTACCAGCAAATGCATTAGGAAAAATTGATGTGCGTGGTGGAGTGGGAACAAATGGATCTCTAAGTGTGGTAAAAGATTTAGGATTAAGAGAGCCATTTACAGGACAAGTTCCATTAGTTTCAGGTGAACTAGCTGAAGACTTTACATATTATTTAGCAACATCAGAACAAGTTCCTTCAGCAGTCGGGTTAAGTGTATTAGTTGATAATGAAAATGATGACGTTGTAAAAGCGGCAGGTGGATTTATGATTCAAGTGATGCCGTTTGCTTCAGAGGAAACACTAGTTGAAATTGAAAAACGTTTAGCTGATATTCCACAAGTTTCTAATCTATTAGATCAAGGTGAAACACCAGAAGAAATTCTTTATCGTTTATTAGGGAAAGAAAATGTCGAAATTTTAGATACGATGCCAGTTGAGTTTCAATGTGATTGCTCTAAAGACCGTTTTTCTTCAGCCTTAATTACTTTAGGAGTCGATGAATTAACCAATATGATAGAAGAAGACAATGGAGCAGAAGCTGTCTGTCATTTTTGTAATGAAAAATATCATTATACAGCAGAAGAGTTATCAGTATTAAGAGATGAGGCTATGCAGTCTTAA